From Pseudomonas hormoni:
ACTGGATCGGCTCGTCGATTTCGTACTCGGAAAAATCGATCCCGGTCGACGCCGAGAAATGCGCCACGCCGGCCTCGGCGCTGGCGTAGCTCAGGTACTCGGCATGCTTGGCCCAGGCCAGCTCTTCGGTGGCGCCGACGATCACGTTCAGCCCCATGAACACCTTGATGTCCTCAGGATTGCGCCCGGCCTCGACGGCGCTGGCGCGGACCTTGTCCACTTGAACCTTGGTCGACGGTTTGTTCTGGCCGCTGATGAATACGCACTCGGCATGCCGCCCGGCGAACAGCAAACCACGATCCGAACTGCCGGCCTGGAACAGCACCGGCGTACGCTGCGGCGACGGTTCGCAGAGGTGATAACCCTCGACCTGATAGAACTCGCCCTTGTGCTCGACCTTGTGCACTTTCTCGGGTTGGGCGTAGATCCGCTGCTGCGGATCGTTGAGCACCGCGCCGTTTTCCCAACTGCCTTCCCAGAGTTTGTAGAGCACCTCGAGGTATTCATCAGCCTGGTCGTAACGACGGTCGTGTTCCACCTGTTCGCTCAGGCCCATGGCTTTGGCGGCGCTGTCGAGGTATCCGGTGACGATGTTCCAGCCGACCCGACCGCGACTCAGGTGATCGAGCGTCGACATGCGTCGGGCGAACAGATAGGGCGGTTCGTAAGTCAGGTTGGCGGTCAGCCCGAAGCCAAGGTTTTTGGTGACCGCCGCCATTGCGGAGACCAGCAGCAACGGGTCGTTGACCGGCAGCTGGATCGACTCTTTCAGCGGCACGTCCACCGAGTTCTGGTAGACGTCGTACACGCCGACGATGTCGGCGATGAACAAGCCGTCGAACAGTCCACGCTCCAGCAACTGCGCCAGTTCGGTCCAGTATTCGATGGTTTTGTATTGGGTGGAGGTGTCCCGTGGATGCGTCCACAAACCATGGTTGATGTGCCCGATGCAGTTCATGTTGAACGCGTTGAGCAGGATCTTCTTTTTGGCGTCGGCCATCAGATGGTCCCCCGCAGCGGCGGCTTTTCATCGTTGAGGTAGTAGTTGCCCACGGCGTGATACTTCCAGCGCACCGGGTCGTGCAGCGTGTGCACCCGAGCGTTGCGCCAGTGGCGATCCAGACCGTGTTCGATCAGGGTCGCCTGGCTGCCGGCCAGTTCAAACAGCGTGCTGCCGGCGGCGAGGGAGATTTCGGTGCTGATGGCGCGGGCTTCGGCGACGGCAATCGATGCGGCGGCGACGGTCTCTGCGTTGGTCTCGGCCTGGGCCTTGTCGAGGAATTCGCCGGAGCGCTCCAGCAAGGCTTCGGCGGCGTGCAGACGGATGCTCAGATGGCCGAAACTCTTGATGGTCAGCGGGTCGTCGATGGCTTTTTCGTGCGTGGCGTCGATCCATGGCCGGGTTTTGGTCCGCACGAAATGCAGCGCATCTTCATAGGCAGCGCGGGCGATGCCGGTGTCGATGGCGGCGTGAAGAATCTGCGCCAATGGGCCGACGGTCGTCGGGCGTTCGAAAGCGCTTTGAAACGGGATCACATCTTCGGCGGCGACGTGGACGTCTTCGAACACCACCGAACCGCTACCAGTGGTGCGTTGGCCGAAGCCGCTCCAGTCGTCGATGACGCTCAGGCCTTTGCTGTCGCGCGGGACGAACGCCAGTTGCTGCACGCCGTTTTCATCCACCACCGACGTCGGGATGCGTTGTGCGTAGATCGCGCCCGTGGCGTAGAACTTGCGGCCGTTGATGCGATAGCCGTTGCCATCGCGCGTCAGACTGGTGACGCGGTCGTGGGCGGTTTTGGTGCCGAGTTCGGCGAGCGCATTGCCGAAGCGCTGACCAGCGAGAACTTCAGCGTAGAGGCGTTTTTTCTGCTCGGTGCTGCCATTCACACGCAGCACTTCGAGGGCATAAAAATGGTTCTGCGGAATTTGTCCGAGGGAGCCGTCAGCCTGGGCGATCAAGGCAATCACCTTGGCCAGCGTGACGTTGGAAACGCCAGCGCCGCCGTACTCCTTCGGCACGCTGATGCCCCACAGACCCGAGCGGGAAAACACTTCCAGTTCCGGGTACGGCAAACGGCGTTCGCGGTCGCGCAGGGCGCTGTCGCGTTTGAAATCTTCAGCCAGATCCGTGGCGACGATCAGGGCTTGCTCATCGCTGGTGATGACCGCGACGTGGTGAGAAAGAGTCATAGGTTTCTCCAGATGTCTGGTCGTCAGATCCAGGAATGGCGAGCCGGCAGCGTGCCGTTGAGGTGGTAAGCGCCGACCGCGTGATACTTCCAGCGCACCGGGTCGTGCAGGGTGTGCACGCGGGCGTTGCGCCAGTGGCGGTCGAGGTTGAATTCGGCAAGGGTGGCGCGGCTGCCGGCGAGTTCGAAGAGTTTTTCGCTGGCCAGCAGCGAGATCTCGGTGGTCAGCACCTTGGCTTCCGCCACGGCAATCGAAGCGCGCGCGGCGGACTCGGCGGTGAGCGGCGCGGCATTGACCTGATCAAGCACTTGCCCAGCCTTGCGCAGCAGCGCTTCGGCGGCGTGCAGTTCGATTTTCAGCTTGCCGATGTCGGCGATCACGTACAGGTCATCGCTGGCGCGTTCGACCTTGGCGTCGATCCACGGCCGTGCGCGGGTTTTCACGAATTCGATGGCGTCGTCGATGGCACCGCGAGCAATGCCGGCGTCGATGGCCGCTTGAATCAATTGCGACACCGCGCCCTGAATATTCGGCTTGTCGTTGATTTTCCAGTTATCCACCACCAGCTCGGCGTCGACCCGCACGTTGTTGAGCAAAATGGTGCCGCTGGCGGTGGTGCGCTGGCCGAAACCGGACCAGTCATCGACGATGCGCAGGCCCGGTGTGCCGCGACGGACAAAGGCCAGCACTTGCTTGCCGTCGTCGTTCAGCGCCTTGACCGCGACCCAGTGGGCGAACAGGGCGCCGGTGGAGTAGAACTTCTGTCCGCTGATGACAAAACCGTCGCCGTCGGCGGTGATCCGTG
This genomic window contains:
- a CDS encoding LLM class flavin-dependent oxidoreductase, which translates into the protein MADAKKKILLNAFNMNCIGHINHGLWTHPRDTSTQYKTIEYWTELAQLLERGLFDGLFIADIVGVYDVYQNSVDVPLKESIQLPVNDPLLLVSAMAAVTKNLGFGLTANLTYEPPYLFARRMSTLDHLSRGRVGWNIVTGYLDSAAKAMGLSEQVEHDRRYDQADEYLEVLYKLWEGSWENGAVLNDPQQRIYAQPEKVHKVEHKGEFYQVEGYHLCEPSPQRTPVLFQAGSSDRGLLFAGRHAECVFISGQNKPSTKVQVDKVRASAVEAGRNPEDIKVFMGLNVIVGATEELAWAKHAEYLSYASAEAGVAHFSASTGIDFSEYEIDEPIQYVKSNAIQSATKNLQNNDWTRRKLLEQHALGGRYITVVGSPEQVADELESWIAETGLDGFNLTRIVTPESYVDFIELVIPELQRRGSYKTEYDNGSLREKLFHAEAHLPEQHTGSAYRH
- a CDS encoding SfnB family sulfur acquisition oxidoreductase is translated as MTLSHHVAVITSDEQALIVATDLAEDFKRDSALRDRERRLPYPELEVFSRSGLWGISVPKEYGGAGVSNVTLAKVIALIAQADGSLGQIPQNHFYALEVLRVNGSTEQKKRLYAEVLAGQRFGNALAELGTKTAHDRVTSLTRDGNGYRINGRKFYATGAIYAQRIPTSVVDENGVQQLAFVPRDSKGLSVIDDWSGFGQRTTGSGSVVFEDVHVAAEDVIPFQSAFERPTTVGPLAQILHAAIDTGIARAAYEDALHFVRTKTRPWIDATHEKAIDDPLTIKSFGHLSIRLHAAEALLERSGEFLDKAQAETNAETVAAASIAVAEARAISTEISLAAGSTLFELAGSQATLIEHGLDRHWRNARVHTLHDPVRWKYHAVGNYYLNDEKPPLRGTI
- a CDS encoding SfnB family sulfur acquisition oxidoreductase, yielding MSSLAEATLQSDLDVAPLLLPAQVLRNDAQAIKAAHELAHVARLQAARRDQQRKLPWSEIEQFTRSGLGSIAIPREYGGPQVSFVTLAEVFAIISAADPALGQIPQNQFGILNLVLGSATEAQKKQLFKSVLEGWRIGNAGPERGTKNTLELKARITADGDGFVISGQKFYSTGALFAHWVAVKALNDDGKQVLAFVRRGTPGLRIVDDWSGFGQRTTASGTILLNNVRVDAELVVDNWKINDKPNIQGAVSQLIQAAIDAGIARGAIDDAIEFVKTRARPWIDAKVERASDDLYVIADIGKLKIELHAAEALLRKAGQVLDQVNAAPLTAESAARASIAVAEAKVLTTEISLLASEKLFELAGSRATLAEFNLDRHWRNARVHTLHDPVRWKYHAVGAYHLNGTLPARHSWI